In the genome of Panthera uncia isolate 11264 chromosome X, Puncia_PCG_1.0, whole genome shotgun sequence, the window TAGGCATGCCAGTTTTTACTGCATATTCTATTCttcatgtaacattttattttttctaatgttctaaAGTCAATATACATACTATTTCACTTGATGGATGAATAACCAAACTCCAACAGCCTGGTGTGTAGTCAGTTCAGCCCATTCATCTTTAAGGATTGATTTGGATATTGACATTGCTAATAAAACTTTCTGAGCATTAGTAATTAATGTGGcttaaaatgaaacaatacatTACATGGCCCATTTCatcacataataaaaataagtacttttattcatatatatggtGATTTCATATACAGAAACAATAGATTTAGTCTTATATTCCCACTGACATAGATTTGCCATTCCTTAATTGATCTTTTGCCCGTGCTTGGACTACcaaagtcagtctgagaaagccaaataccatgtgatttcacccataagtggaatttaagaaacaaatgaagaaagaaataaagagacaaacaaaaacacagactcttaaactcagaacacagagaacaaactggtggtcacctgaggagaggtgggtggagggacgGGTGAAACAGAGGAAGGGGATGAAGAGTACACTTactgtgggctcctgggtggctcagttgttaagcatctgacttcagctcaggtcatgatctcatggtttgtgagttcaagtacacattgggtgagctcgagccctgcttcaggtgagcacaAACCCCACTTCAGGCAAAAAACACAAggcccacttcaggtgagccctgcttctctctctgtctttctctgcccctcatgggattctctgtctctgtccctccctcctttgtgccgtctatttctgtgtctctcaagaaaaaaaaaagactacatttatcatgatgtgtgatgagtactgagtaatgtatagaattgttgaggggcgcctgggtggctcagtcggttgagcgtccgacttcggctcaggtcatgatctcacagcttgtgggttcgagccccgcgtcgggctctgtgctgactgctcagagcctggagcctgtttcagattctgtgtctccctctctctctgaccctcccccgttcatgctctgtctcaaaaataaataaacgttaaaaaaaaaaattagaattgttgaatcaccatattgtacatctgaaactaatataacattgtatgttaattatactggaaataagcaaataaaagcaaaaaaagagaaaaaagctgaTTCTACAGATGTCAAATAAGATGATAATATTTACTCTAGTCTACTAGGGAAATATACAACACTAAATTCTAAATATTGATATTCTGTTCTAATACCTCCTTACATGGGAAAAGTATGAATACTATCTATACACATTTACATGGGAAAAATATGAATACTATCTATATAAATCTGCCTTAAActtcatatgtttttttaaatttctagtattCATGAAAGAAAGCCTAAACCCAAAGCTACATCCATAactagctttatttattttcctagatATATCTGCTTGACAGCTTACTAGAGTATTTGAAGATCCATTTAACAACTGTAATTGTACCTAATTACATAATAGACTTATATTTAACAATTgcatatatagtatttataactttaaatttctTAACTCCAAACTGTAAAGTTTCCTGAGCATATCATACTGTACATCTgcagaaaacagtttttaaagctCAGGAATCTTACAGTTTTTTTATATCTTTGCCCccattttggagaaaaatatagtagtctcatttgtttttcattttatttatttattttttttagttttttcatatttattatttttgagagagagtgcaagatggggaggggcagtgagagagggagacacagaatccaaagcaggctccaggctctgagctgtcagcacagagcctgatgcgggtctggAACCCaagaactatgaaatcatgacctgaacctaagtcagacactcaactgactgacccaggtgcccctgttttgcattttttccctgttcttcatcttaaaatgacatttattatttccttcaacatttattttttttatttctttattttgagagagaaagaatgtgcaagcaggggagtggcagaaagagaaggggagagagaatcccaagcaggctgtgcactgtcagcatagagcccaaggtggggcttgaactcacaaaccttgagatcatgacctaagccaaaatcaagagtcagacacttaaccgactgagccacccaggtgctcctccttcAACATTTCTTAGAGTTACTGGGCACATAGAAGAGATGATAAGTTAGGTACTATCCTTATATCCTCAGGCAATTCAAGGAATTCATAACCTAATGGACTTCAgtaatctttaaaatgagagcAGTAATATATATGAAACCATAATGCCTTAAATCTTTTGGATTAAAGATTCTATGCATTGCTTCCAAACATCATGCCTTCAGTCAGCTGGGTctaacacacacagacatgctcTTTGATCTCACTTGAAATTAGCGACAACTAATGTCAGTGATGTACTATGgttatttcatgaaaaaaaaattataccaaatacAATCATTATAGTATTTACATGAAGAAAGATTGAGAAAGGCCACCATCTTAcataacaaaataattacatttctaaCAATTCCTTGAGAATGTCTGTTTGTATGCACCAGTGGATCTAACAATTTTGACATAATCATAGTggcttttatttcacttagctatTAAGAACgacttatggttaccagagggaaggtgggtggggaaatgggtaaaataggtgatggggattaaggagtgcatttgctGTGATGAGTACTGGCTATTgaatgaaagtgttgaatcactatattgtacacctgaaactaatattacactgtatgttaactaactggaatttaaataaaaactttaaaaaatagatttaaacacAATTAGGAACAGTGACAATTTACTTCCTAGTATTAGTTTTGTTTATgagggtaagtctatttttaactttttcgtATGCTTTAACAACTGATTTTGTGATGCTAACATTTCCTCTCAATATTTGCTTGCTTTCTAGTTGATCTCCTGACCTTACAATGTCTGAAATCAGATTTAGCAATCTCACTTGGGATCAAGTTATAATACTGGATCAAGTGTTAGATGAAGTAATTCCAATTCATGGAAGGGGAAATTTCCCCACATTGGAGGTAAAACCAAAAGATATCATTCATGTTGTGAAAGACCAATTGATAGAGCAAGGAATTATTGTTAAAGATTCCCGATTGAATGGTTCCACAGCAAGTTATATACTTGCAAGCCACAGTGGAATCAGCTATAAGGATCTTGATgttatttttggtgttgaattaCCAAGTGATCAGGAATTTCAAGTTGTTAAGAATGCAGTTCTAGGTTGTCTACTGGACTTTTTACCAAAAGgtgtgaaaaaggaaaagatcacCCTAAAGACCATGAAAGAGGCTTATGTGCAGAAGATGGTCAAAGTTTGCAATATGCATGATCGTTGGAGTCTCATTTCTCTTTCAAACAACACTGGAAAAAATGTAGAGCTAAAATTTGTGAATTCACTCAGACGACAATTTGAATTTAGTGTTGATTCCTTTCAAATTGTTTTGGATCCCATGTTAGAATTTTACAGTGACAAAAATGCTAGGCTAACCAAAGAATGTTATCCTGTTGTGATAGCTGAAAGCATGTATGGAGACTTCCAAGAAGCAATGACACATTTGCAATACAAGCTTATATCTACTAGAAAACCTGAAGAGATTAGAGGTGGTGGCCTTCTGAAGTACAGCAACTTGCTGGTTCGTGATTTTAAACCAGCTTGTGAAGCAGAAATCAAGACACTGGAACGTTACATGTGTTCTAGATTCTTCATTGATTTTCCTGATGTAGTAGAACAGCAAAAGAAGATTGAATCATACCTCCGTAACCATTTCATAGGTGAAGAAAATAGCAAATATGACTACCTTATGACCTTGCGTGGAGTTGTGAATGAAAGCACTGTTTGCCTTATGGGtcatgaaagaaggcagacactcAATATGATCACCCTTATGGCTTTAAAAGTACTTGGAGAACAGAATATTCTACCCAATACAGACAATGTAACTTGCTTTTATCAGCCTGCTCCATACTTTGCTGCTGAGGGAGGGTATCCTAATTATTATGTAACATCTGGACCACCACCGATTTTTTTCCAACCATACCAACCACTGCACTTTCATGTGCCAAATGGTGTggtctaaacacacacacacacacacacacacacacacacacacaccagaaactTTGCTTTAATTAAACACCTCTTAAAAGCA includes:
- the TENT5D gene encoding terminal nucleotidyltransferase 5D — protein: MSEIRFSNLTWDQVIILDQVLDEVIPIHGRGNFPTLEVKPKDIIHVVKDQLIEQGIIVKDSRLNGSTASYILASHSGISYKDLDVIFGVELPSDQEFQVVKNAVLGCLLDFLPKGVKKEKITLKTMKEAYVQKMVKVCNMHDRWSLISLSNNTGKNVELKFVNSLRRQFEFSVDSFQIVLDPMLEFYSDKNARLTKECYPVVIAESMYGDFQEAMTHLQYKLISTRKPEEIRGGGLLKYSNLLVRDFKPACEAEIKTLERYMCSRFFIDFPDVVEQQKKIESYLRNHFIGEENSKYDYLMTLRGVVNESTVCLMGHERRQTLNMITLMALKVLGEQNILPNTDNVTCFYQPAPYFAAEGGYPNYYVTSGPPPIFFQPYQPLHFHVPNGVV